GGTTGAGGTCGGCGATGACCACGCAGGCGCCTTCCGCGGCGAGGCGGGTGGCGATCGCCTTGCCGATGCCCGACGCCGCGCCGGTCACCAGCGCGATGCGCGTGGCGTGCGACTTGGGCTTGGGCATCCGCGCGAGCTTGGCTTCCTCGAGGGCCCAGTATTCGATCCGGAACTTCTCGGATTCCTCGATCGGGGCGTAGGAGGAGATGGCCTCGGCGCCGCGCATCACGTTGATCGCGTTCAGGTAGAACTCCCCGGCGACGCGGGCGGTCTGTTTGTCCTTGCCGTAGGAGAACATCCCGACGCCGGGGACCAGGACGATGGCCGGGTCCGCGCCGCGCAGGGCCGGGGAATCCGCGTCCGCGTGGCGGTCGTAGTAGGCCTGGTAGTCCTCGCGGTACGCGGCATGCAGTTCCTTGAGGCGGGCCACGGACTCCTCGATGCCGGCGTCGGCGGGCAGGTCCAGGACGAGGGGCTTGACCTTGGTGCGCAGGAAGTGGTCCGGGCAGGAGGTGCCCAGCGCACCCAGGCGGGGATGCTCGGCGCCTTCGAGGAATTCGAGGACACGCGGATCGTCGCTGAAGTGGCCCACCTGCGGCATGTCGGCCGAAGCGAGGCCGCGGATCACCGGGGCCAGTGCTGCCGCTTTCGCGCGACGCTCGACTTCAGGGAGTGCCGCGTAGCCGGGGAGTTTCGCCCCGAAGGGATCGTTCTTGCCGTTCTCGGCGATGAACTTCTCGGCCTGCTCGATGATCCAGAGGGAGTTGGCCTCGGCTTCCTCGCTCGTGTCGCCCCACGCGGTGATGCCGTGTCCGCCCAGGATGGTGCCGATGGCTTGCGGGTTGGCTTCCTTGATCGCCGCGATGTCCAGTCCCAGCTGGAACCCGGGCCGGCGCCAGGGAACCCACACGACCTTGTTACCGAAGATCTTGGACGTCAGCGCTTCGCCGTCCACCGCCGTCGCGATCGCGATGCCCGCGTCCGGGTGCAGGTGGTCCACGTGCGCGGCATCAACCAGGCCGTGCATGGCGGTATCGATTGACGGAGCGGCGCCTCCTTTGCCGTGCAGGCAGTAATCGAACGCGGCCACCATTTCGTCTTCGCGCACGACGCCGGGGTAAACCGCCTTGAGTGCCTGCAGCCGGTCCAGGCGCAGGACCGCCAGGTTGGCTGCCGTGAGCGTGCCCAGGTCGCCGCCGGAACCCTTCACCCACAACAACTCCACATCCTCGCCCGTCACAGGGTCCGTCTCCGTGCCTTTCGCGGAGGTGTTCCCGCCGGCGAAGTTCGTGTTCCGCTTGTCCGCGCCGAGGCGGTTGGAACGGGTGATCAGATCTTCAACAGCGTGGTTTTCCATGTGACTCATGCTTCCAATCGGGCTAGGTGCTGAGGTGCTCAGCGGCTGTTTGGTCAGCGTTACTCGGTTGGCAGGACAACTCGCTGTCCCGCTCATCGAACGGAGGGCGTTTGCCGCTGGAGGGGCAGATTTCCCCGCCAGCGGCACCCCCAACGTCGACGTGGTGCTCGACTTAGAAGTCGTATTTGCCGATGTTGCTCTTGTCGAAGACGATCGGGTCACCTACGTTAAGGACTCCGTCCTTCCCGACGGTGTATTTACCCAGCCGGCCGGCCGTGAAGGTTTCGCCTTCCTTGCCGCTGATCGTTCCCTTGGTGAGCGCGTCGATCGCGTAGGTGGCCAGGTAGCCCATGTCCTTCGGGCTGTACAGCGCAAAGGCTGAGACGGTGCCGTTGTTGATGTAGTCCCGAGTCGCGTTCGGCGTGCCGAGGCCGGTCAGAGCGACCTTGCCCTTGAATGACGAGTCGGAGATGTAGCGCGCCGCGGCCGCCAGGCCCACATTCGTGCAGGCGATGATGCCCTTGAGCTGAGGGTGTGACTGCAGCAAGGCGGCGGTCTTGTTGAACGACTCCTGGTCGTCGTCGTTGCCATAGACGGTATCCACAAGCTTCAGGTTCGGATGGTTCTTGGCCAGCTCGGCCTTCATTCCCGAAATCCAAGCGTTCTGGTTCTTAGCGTTTGCCGATGCACCGAGGATCGCGACCTCTCCGCTCTCGCCGATCTGCTTTACGAGCAGGTCCACCTGAATCTTCGCAATGCTCGCATCGGTCGCCGGGGCTATGAACAAGTCCCTGAACTTAGGCTCAACGTCGGAGTCGAAGGTCACTACTTTTGTGCCGGCCTTGCGTGCCGCAGTCAGGGCCGAGCCCGGAGCAGTCGGGTCGCTTGCCGAGAGTACGATTCCGGTAGTCCCCTGTTGGCTGAGTGTGTTGATGAAGCTGACCTGGGCATCTGCAGCCGAAACAGCGGGGCCGACCTCAGCAAACGTGCCCTTGAGCTCCTTCGACGCTTCCTCGCTGCCTTTGGCGGCATCCTGGAAGTAGGGATTGCCCAGCGCCTTGGGCAGGAAGCCAATGCTCAGGTCCTTGGCCGCGGCCTCCTGGGAGGAGCCGGGCGATCCAGAGGTCTCGCCTGCGCCGCAGGCGGAGGTGACAAGGGCCACGCTGGCGGCGACCGCTGCCAGTGCTGCCAGTCGGGAGGGACGTGACCCCCGGGATGTGAATAGCGACATTTCTTTGGTTCCTTTCAATGACGAACAAAAATGAGATGGCCTGAATCGGAGATTCGCCTACCCACGACTGGCTGGGGCTTTCGATGCCCTTTCTCTGGCGGCCCGGGGAATTTTCCCCTTGAGCCAGGCAAAGAAACTTGGTGACACAATCGACGCGACCAGCAGGGCGCCGACCACAATGTTGATGACGTCGGAGGTTACGTTGACAAAACGCAGGGCACTTTGAAGCGTGCCGATCAACAGGACTCCGGCGAGCACTCCGTGAAGGGCGCCCTTCCCACCGAAGATGGAGACGCCGCCTAGAAGGACCGCGGCGATGACGGTCAGTTCCAGTCCTTGCGCGTTGTCACCGCGCGCACTCCCGTAACGGAACGTGAAGTAGATGCCTGCAAGGGCCGAGACGAGTCCCGACAGGACAAAGAGGATGAACTTTGTCCGCTGGACTTTTACACCGGAGAAGGCGGCGACTTCCTGGTTGCGTCCGATGGCGAATATCCCGCGTCCGAAGGGCGTGAAATGAAGCAGGAGGACGAAGGCCAGGGCCAGAATGACGACCAGAACGATGACGTAGGGGATGCCGCTTTTGCCGAATATGGACGTCGTTAGTGTCGTCCAGTACTCGGGAAAGTTCACCACGGATTTCGTTCCAAGGATGCCGACGGCGATTCCACGAAATAGCGCTAGCGTCCCGATTGTCACGGCCAGGGAGGGTAGTCCGACGACGGTGACGAGAAGACCGTTGATGGCACCGCAGAGAATACCGAGCACCAGAGCTGCCAGCGCTGCGAGTTCAACGGGCCAACCGGCGTCGAACAAGGCTCCGAGCGTGACGTTACTCAGTCCGACTATGCTTGCCACCGAAAGATCGATTTCCGCTGAGATCAGAATCAGGGTCATCGGCAAGGCGATGAGGAGGATCGGGGTGGCATCCAGCAGCAAGTATCCCAAGGTGAGCGGACTGGAGAACTTGCGGATCGACGTCGATGCGCCGACAGCCACGATGATCAAGGCGATGACCACCGCGAATTCGCGGGTGAGGAGGAACCGTTTCCACGCCGGGGAACTGTAGTAGGGATAGGCTCGGCTCCGGGACGGGGCGGGGTGTAAGGATGTGGATGAGTCAGTCATTTGCGTTGTCCCTGATCTCGATGAGTTTGTGGAATCGGCGAAGGGCGAGAACCCGATCCAGCGCGATGGCGCCGAGGATGAGGGCACCGACGACCGCCTGCTGCCAAAAATCCTGCACTCCCAGGAGCGGCAGGGCCCGATTGATGGTCAGCAGGAGCACGGCACCGATCGCGGCTCCGAGCACGCTTCCGCTTCCGCCGAAAATAGCGATTCCGCCGACGACGGCGGCCGCGACAGAGATAAGTTCAAAGCCGGTTCCAGCCTGCGAATCGACAGTCCCATAACGGGCGGCGAACAGGACGCCGGCGAGTCCGGTCAGGGCCCCACATGCCACGAACGCGAGTATTACCCGCTTAGCGACGCGCAGGCCATATAGCGTTGCTGCTGAGGGATCGGAGCCGATGGCGTAAAGCTCGCGGCCCCCGCGTGTAGTCCTCATGTACCATCCGACGGCGACGAGCACGAGCGCGGCGATGATGGCCAGTGTGGGAATGTTCAGGAACGAGCTGACGCCGAAGCCGAGGAAGTCGCGTGGCATGTCCGACGCGTTGATCGGCTTGCGGCCGACCCACCACACGTCCACGCCCCGGTAAATGTAAAGCGTACCCAGCGTGACCACGAGGGCGGGAACTTTTGCGCAGGCGATCAGTGCTCCGTTAATCAGTCCGAGCAGAGCACCGAGGGCGATTCCGGCAATAATGGCGACCGGAATCGGCAACCCCGGGAAATCAACGAAGAGGCGTCCGGTCAGGTAGGCGGTGAGCCCGACGACGGATCCGACTGAAAGGTCGATGTTGCGGGTAATGATGACCATCGCCTGTCCGATGGCCAGGAGCACAAAGATTGCCGGAGTGAGGAGGAGGTCCCGGAAGCCGTCGGTGCTGACGAGAAACGCGGGGCTTCGGACCGTTGTCACCACGAGGACCATGAGGAGGGCGAGAACGATGCCCGTTTCGCGGGACTTCACGAGCGTTTCGATAGCCCGCGCTGCGGGGTTCTTGCGTGCGGGGGAGATGAGGGTTGTCACTGTGTCGGCTCCATCACGTTCGTGGCGGCCACGACCTGTTGTACGTCGTGCGTTGCTGCGAACATCACCGCTTCCGCCGTCGCCTCTGCGCGGGGGATCTGTGACGTGATTCTTCCTTCACGCATAACGAGAACACGATCGGCCATGCCGAGTACCTCCGGTAGTTCTGAGGAAATCATGAGGATTGCGAGCCCTTGGCCCGCAAGTTGCGAGAGCAGGCGGTGGACCTCCGCTTTGGTTCCCACGTCGATGCCGCGGGTCGGCTCGTCGACGATCAGTACCCGTGGCTGAGCCGCGAGCCACTTGGCCAGGACAATCTTTTGCTGATTGCCGCCCGAGAGCGTTCCTGCTGCCGTTGCCAGGGAATGGGACTTGACCTGCAGGCGCCGGGCCCACCCGTCGGCGGCCAGGTTCTCCGCCTTGGCGGAGAGGAGACCGAAACGAACGAGTCCTCGGCAGATGGACAGCGTCAGATTTCGTGCCACACCGAAATCCAGGATGAGGCCCTGCTGACGCCGGTCCTCAGGCACAAGCGCGACGCCGAGCTTCATTGCCGCGGCAGTGTTTTTTCGCGGAACCGTTTCGCCATAGACCGACACATGGCCCGAATCGTAGCTGTCGACACCGAAGATGGCTCGTGCGACCTCACTACGCCCGGCCCCAACGAGGCCGGCGAGGCCAACAATCTCTCCGGACCGGACGGTGAAGTTGATGTCGTGGAACGTTCCCGTGGAGTTCAGGTTCCGGACCTCCAGGGCGACCTCGCCGATTGTGGCTTCCTCCTTTGGAAAGAGTGAGTCCACATCCCGGCCGACCATCTTGCGCACGAGCGAAGGGACGTCCGTCGCATCGATCGGATCGGTGGAGATATACTCGCCATCACGCATGACGGTCACCGTGTCGCAGAGTGCATACACTTCCTCGAAGCGGTGCGAGATGAACAGCAAAGCACGCCCCTCGTCGCGGAGTGCCCTGGCGACGGCAAACAGCCGGTCCACCTCGGCGAGGCTAAGGGCCGCCGTCGGCTCGTCCATGACCAGGACCTTCGCATCCAGCGATATCGCCTTGGCAACTTCGATGATTTGTTGATCTGCGATGGACAGTCCCTGGGCGGCCCTGTCAGGATCAATATGCACATTTAGGCGGTTGAATATCTCCTGCGCGTGCTTTCTCATCGCGGCCCGGTCGATCCGTCCCCAGGACTTCATGGGCTGGCGGCCCATGAAGATGTTCTCGGTGACGGAAAGGTCCGGAAAGAGTGTCGGCTCCTGGTAGATGACCGCGATGCCGGCATTCTTGGATTCGGCAGTGGACGGAAAATCCACTTCGGTACCGTCGAGGGTAAAGGAACCGGTATCCCGGTGGTACAGACCTGCAATGATCTTGACGATTGTTGACTTGCCGGCTCCGTTCTCACCCATTAAGGCATGAATGGAGCCGGCCTTGAGCGTCAACTGGCCGTTTCGGAGCGCCTGCACCGCCCCGAACGACTTCGAGACTTTGGACAGCTCAAGCACAACGTCGCCGGTGGCGCCGATCTTGGCCGAGTGGCTGGACAATTGGATCAATCCCTTCACGTCGGGGTGGTGGTCATCAATGGGTTCAGAATGAACCGGGGCGGCACTGGGTTCACTGGTGTGGACCGCCGGGACTGAGAAGCTCCTTGCGGCGGAGGTGTTCGTCCGGACGCGAGTCAATGCGCTCGGCGTCTGGTTCGGACAGGTGTGTGGTGTTGCCGATGGAAAGGGCGCCACCGATGATACGGGCGCATTTCACAGCCATTTCTGTGATCTGCAGAGCCTCCGTGGCAGACTGCCCCAAGGCAAACATTCCATGATTGACAAGGTAAAGAGCCTTCGGAGGACCGCCGAACGCGGCGATATGGTGCTGAAGCTCGAGGCGTGCGATGCGGGCCAGTTGGAGCCCCGGGTCCGTGTAGGGAATGAGCAGCTGGTGCTTGCCCAGGACCACCACCTGATCGGGAAAGAGGGTTCCTGAGACGAGCTCCGTGGCTTGGTCGGAACACAGCAACGCATTGACGCTGACGGGATGGGTGTGAGCGACAACCGGCGTCCCACCGTATTCTTGGCAGACAGCGTGGAGCAATGCCTCAACGGATGGCCTCTTGTCTTCGGAATCGACGAGGCTTTCCATCAGCACGCGGGCAACGGTTTCATCGTCGGCCGTGTCATCGTCCAGGAGGGCCAGAAGCGGGGCCAGCCGGACCTCAACTAAGTCTTTTCGGGCGGCCGTCGCCATGTTGGACCCTGACGCCTTGACAAACATTGTCTCCGGCGTGGCTCGCCCGGAGACGTTTCCTTCGGCAAGGATCACTAGGTCCCGCCCGGGTTCCCCGAGGGTTCGGCAGAGCCTGACAATGTCGTCGGCTATTTTATGGCTCACGACTGTTCCTTTCGCGCGGCTTGGAGGTGGTGCAGCTTTTGCCCGGCTGTCTGCCAGGCAAGCAATGAGGACTTGTTGGAGGTCGGGTTGTACCGCAGCGGTTCGGTGCTGGCCCGAACGATCTTGCGGGCGTGGGCCACGTTTTCGACGGCACCCGTCGAGATGGCTTGGACCAGGAGATTGCCCATGGACGTGGCTTCGGCGGGACCGGCCAGAACGGGGCGCTGGCACGCATCGGCGGTCAGTTGGCACAACAGCGAGTTTCTGGCACCTCCGCCGATCATGTGGATCACCTCGACGGGTTCCCCGCTGATCTCGCGGGCCGTGGTGATCGCAGCCCGGTATGCCAGCGCCAGACTGTCCACGATGCATCTGGTCATTTCGGCATGACTTTCGGGAACCGTCTGACCGCTTTGTCGGCAATAGCCCGCAATTCGTGCGGGAAGGTCGCCAGGCTCCAGGAAGGCAGGGTCGCTGACGTCGATGACAAATTGACGGGCCGGCACACCCTGGGCTGCCTGGAGGAGATCCGGAATTGTGAAGCGGCTTCGATCGTTTCCGTTCCATTGCCGGACACATTCCTCGAGCAGCCATAGACCTGCCAGATTCCTCATGAAAAGTGTCGTGCCGTAGGCGCCTTGCTCATTCGTGAAATCTGCTGATCGTGCATCCTCGGTAAGTACCGGCCGGTCCAGTTCGAGTCCCACGAGCGACCACGTGCCGCACGAGATGAACGCATAGGGTTCTTCGGCGGGTAACGCCAGCACGGCCGACGCGGTGTCATGTTCGGCGACGCGGTACACCGTCAGCGGCTCGTCCGCTGAGATGGCGTCGCGGACGGCGGGAAGAATTTCCC
This genomic interval from Arthrobacter sp. FW306-2-2C-D06B contains the following:
- a CDS encoding ABC transporter permease, with amino-acid sequence MTTLISPARKNPAARAIETLVKSRETGIVLALLMVLVVTTVRSPAFLVSTDGFRDLLLTPAIFVLLAIGQAMVIITRNIDLSVGSVVGLTAYLTGRLFVDFPGLPIPVAIIAGIALGALLGLINGALIACAKVPALVVTLGTLYIYRGVDVWWVGRKPINASDMPRDFLGFGVSSFLNIPTLAIIAALVLVAVGWYMRTTRGGRELYAIGSDPSAATLYGLRVAKRVILAFVACGALTGLAGVLFAARYGTVDSQAGTGFELISVAAAVVGGIAIFGGSGSVLGAAIGAVLLLTINRALPLLGVQDFWQQAVVGALILGAIALDRVLALRRFHKLIEIRDNAND
- the rhaS gene encoding rhamnose ABC transporter substrate-binding protein; this encodes MSLFTSRGSRPSRLAALAAVAASVALVTSACGAGETSGSPGSSQEAAAKDLSIGFLPKALGNPYFQDAAKGSEEASKELKGTFAEVGPAVSAADAQVSFINTLSQQGTTGIVLSASDPTAPGSALTAARKAGTKVVTFDSDVEPKFRDLFIAPATDASIAKIQVDLLVKQIGESGEVAILGASANAKNQNAWISGMKAELAKNHPNLKLVDTVYGNDDDQESFNKTAALLQSHPQLKGIIACTNVGLAAAARYISDSSFKGKVALTGLGTPNATRDYINNGTVSAFALYSPKDMGYLATYAIDALTKGTISGKEGETFTAGRLGKYTVGKDGVLNVGDPIVFDKSNIGKYDF
- a CDS encoding sugar ABC transporter ATP-binding protein; its protein translation is MKGLIQLSSHSAKIGATGDVVLELSKVSKSFGAVQALRNGQLTLKAGSIHALMGENGAGKSTIVKIIAGLYHRDTGSFTLDGTEVDFPSTAESKNAGIAVIYQEPTLFPDLSVTENIFMGRQPMKSWGRIDRAAMRKHAQEIFNRLNVHIDPDRAAQGLSIADQQIIEVAKAISLDAKVLVMDEPTAALSLAEVDRLFAVARALRDEGRALLFISHRFEEVYALCDTVTVMRDGEYISTDPIDATDVPSLVRKMVGRDVDSLFPKEEATIGEVALEVRNLNSTGTFHDINFTVRSGEIVGLAGLVGAGRSEVARAIFGVDSYDSGHVSVYGETVPRKNTAAAMKLGVALVPEDRRQQGLILDFGVARNLTLSICRGLVRFGLLSAKAENLAADGWARRLQVKSHSLATAAGTLSGGNQQKIVLAKWLAAQPRVLIVDEPTRGIDVGTKAEVHRLLSQLAGQGLAILMISSELPEVLGMADRVLVMREGRITSQIPRAEATAEAVMFAATHDVQQVVAATNVMEPTQ
- a CDS encoding ABC transporter permease, which encodes MTDSSTSLHPAPSRSRAYPYYSSPAWKRFLLTREFAVVIALIIVAVGASTSIRKFSSPLTLGYLLLDATPILLIALPMTLILISAEIDLSVASIVGLSNVTLGALFDAGWPVELAALAALVLGILCGAINGLLVTVVGLPSLAVTIGTLALFRGIAVGILGTKSVVNFPEYWTTLTTSIFGKSGIPYVIVLVVILALAFVLLLHFTPFGRGIFAIGRNQEVAAFSGVKVQRTKFILFVLSGLVSALAGIYFTFRYGSARGDNAQGLELTVIAAVLLGGVSIFGGKGALHGVLAGVLLIGTLQSALRFVNVTSDVINIVVGALLVASIVSPSFFAWLKGKIPRAARERASKAPASRG
- a CDS encoding class II aldolase/adducin family protein, with translation MSHKIADDIVRLCRTLGEPGRDLVILAEGNVSGRATPETMFVKASGSNMATAARKDLVEVRLAPLLALLDDDTADDETVARVLMESLVDSEDKRPSVEALLHAVCQEYGGTPVVAHTHPVSVNALLCSDQATELVSGTLFPDQVVVLGKHQLLIPYTDPGLQLARIARLELQHHIAAFGGPPKALYLVNHGMFALGQSATEALQITEMAVKCARIIGGALSIGNTTHLSEPDAERIDSRPDEHLRRKELLSPGGPHQ
- a CDS encoding rhamnulokinase; protein product: MPAYIAVDLGATSGRVCCGIIEDTQIELKEVTRFSNDPVLIAGVLEWDTTGLFQKTLGGLRAAVTSLRERGHSASGVGIDSWGVDYGIVRPGGLDFPSARHYRSAPSESVERLRRRIPARVGYGITGINPLPINTLYQLSDAAERGELTGGEKALLIPDLWVHGLTGTFGAERSIASTTELVDVTTGDWSPQLASRAGIPLSALPQLCDTGTLAGEILPAVRDAISADEPLTVYRVAEHDTASAVLALPAEEPYAFISCGTWSLVGLELDRPVLTEDARSADFTNEQGAYGTTLFMRNLAGLWLLEECVRQWNGNDRSRFTIPDLLQAAQGVPARQFVIDVSDPAFLEPGDLPARIAGYCRQSGQTVPESHAEMTRCIVDSLALAYRAAITTAREISGEPVEVIHMIGGGARNSLLCQLTADACQRPVLAGPAEATSMGNLLVQAISTGAVENVAHARKIVRASTEPLRYNPTSNKSSLLAWQTAGQKLHHLQAARKEQS
- a CDS encoding bifunctional aldolase/short-chain dehydrogenase, with translation MENHAVEDLITRSNRLGADKRNTNFAGGNTSAKGTETDPVTGEDVELLWVKGSGGDLGTLTAANLAVLRLDRLQALKAVYPGVVREDEMVAAFDYCLHGKGGAAPSIDTAMHGLVDAAHVDHLHPDAGIAIATAVDGEALTSKIFGNKVVWVPWRRPGFQLGLDIAAIKEANPQAIGTILGGHGITAWGDTSEEAEANSLWIIEQAEKFIAENGKNDPFGAKLPGYAALPEVERRAKAAALAPVIRGLASADMPQVGHFSDDPRVLEFLEGAEHPRLGALGTSCPDHFLRTKVKPLVLDLPADAGIEESVARLKELHAAYREDYQAYYDRHADADSPALRGADPAIVLVPGVGMFSYGKDKQTARVAGEFYLNAINVMRGAEAISSYAPIEESEKFRIEYWALEEAKLARMPKPKSHATRIALVTGAASGIGKAIATRLAAEGACVVIADLNLDNARAVAAELGGADVALGVKADVTDEAQVAAAIQEAVLAFGGLDLAVNNAGLSISKPLLETTEKDWDLQHNVMAKGSFLVSKAAAKVMIDQGMGGDIVYISSKNSVFAGPNNIAYSATKADQAHQVRLLAAELGEHGIRVNGINPDGVVRGSGIFAGGWGAKRAAVYGVDEQELGKYYAQRTLLKREVLPEHVANAAAVLTSNELSHTTGLHIPVDAGVAAAFLR